The following coding sequences lie in one Drosophila sulfurigaster albostrigata strain 15112-1811.04 chromosome 2R, ASM2355843v2, whole genome shotgun sequence genomic window:
- the LOC133837733 gene encoding uncharacterized protein LOC133837733: protein MLIVCSFSLLSLLIVNIRAMQFLVDLNKAKAVLGFIHDFEEIFPLVQADIEELDALEFDSTKTSENYNKLLEHFRNASNKVHEIEENYIKLSKKSLYDYITYDPLDLYIIEHLVQDTETASEHFKEMGTIIFLANSTDILKLAKQITWAMPIKKTLFNNFYLELLGQYYVDKDLLHTLRQKYEMPYKKLCYNLHFPQQLVYSLFMDIALTELKAYILIEYSFLIRRVSGQGNFTEEINKVLLNYKKVKEYAIDTLQSTMENADRDIWRCDPEKHIPNVTYDEVTRLLQGYVENEVDLSNDESCSETCSDYHNTTTKGCFDQKFCSQQPQCSGHIYDCQFVDSDLSICQSNENNSRRYDYIEYEDGQKFGQGENCSRDVNNVESWHRWIFTKCSYCFCLCDEPGPKSDRYFSLRETLSDVMANKVVTGVRFVKKNRIFHLQIQQGQLLPRGAINESSVEWVSIDDFKITDPDVCDGVDYHSLSHQERGIDLDEILCEEEEVVTGLRFRVLNGRLSLITMFRDFDFESGEIFEPQKVNSHWSPYDDRQQLNLDNLDIPTRSTNSSQPMSKSNQYLEFVNSGMEQDAAQTTIPFIDIQDVVSSSPVPLAGIGIYYKSSPGYGGFVAPKIISYDFSPHLGRP from the coding sequence ATGTTAATCGTGTGTTCTTTCTCGTTGCTATCGCTGCTGATAGTCAACATTCGAGCCATGCAATTCCTAGTGGacttaaataaagcaaaagcagtCCTGGGATTCATTCATGATTTTGAGGAAATATTTCCGTTGGTGCAAGCGGATATTGAAGAATTGGATGCACTTGAATTTGATTCGACGAAGACATCAGAAAATTACAACAAACTGTTGGAACATTTCAGAAATGCCAGCAATAAAGTTCATGAGATCGAGGAAAATTACATTAAACTATCGAAAAAATCGTTATATGATTACATCACCTATGATCCGCTGGACTTGTATATAATAGAACATCTGGTTCAAGATACAGAAACCGCTTCGGAGCATTTTAAAGAAATGGGTACCATTATATTCCTTGCAAATTCCACAGATATACTCAAGCTGGCAAAACAGATAACTTGGGCAATGCCAATAAAAAAGACgctatttaataacttttatctGGAACTCCTTGGTCAGTATTATGTCGACAAGGATTTGTTACATACTCTGCGTCAAAAGTATGAGATGCCATATAAAAAGCTTTGCTATAATCTCCACTTCCCCCAACAGCTTGTCTACTCATTGTTTATGGACATTGCTCTAACCGAATTGAAGGCCTATATCCTGATCGAGTACTCATTTTTGATTAGACGTGTTTCTGGGCAAGGAAATTTCACTGAAGAAATAAATAAGGTTCTTCTCAACTATAAGAAAGTCAAAGAATACGCTATCGATACACTTCAGAGCACAATGGAGAATGCTGATCGCGATATATGGCGTTGTGATCCCGAAAAGCATATTCCAAATGTTACCTACGATGAGGTGACAAGACTTCTTCAGGGATACGTTGAGAACGAAGTGGATCTAAGCAACGATGAGTCCTGCAGTGAAACTTGCTCCGATTATCACAACACAACTACAAAAGGTTGCTTCGATCAAAAGTTTTGTTCTCAGCAGCCTCAGTGCTCGGGTCATATTTACGACTGTCAGTTTGTCGACTCGGACTTATCTATTTGTCAATCGAATGAGAATAACAGCCGTCGATATGATTATATTGAATATGAAGACGGACAGAAGTTTGGACAAGGCGAGAATTGTTCCCGAGACGTTAATAATGTAGAGAGCTGGCATAGATGGATTTTCACAAAGTGCAGCTACTGTTTTTGTCTTTGCGATGAGCCGGGACCAAAGTCTGATCGGTACTTTAGTCTTCGAGAAACTTTATCGGATGTGATGGCGAACAAAGTGGTGACTGGAGTGCGATTTGTGAAGAAGAAtcgcattttccatttgcagaTACAGCAAGGACAACTTTTGCCTCGAGGAGCAATCAACGAATCATCTGTGGAGTGGGTTTCAATTGATGACTTCAAAATAACCGATCCTGATGTTTGTGATGGGGTCGATTATCATTCATTGAGTCACCAGGAACGTGGTATAGATCTGGATGAAATTTTGTGTGAAGAGGAAGAAGTGGTCACTGGATTGCGTTTTCGTGTGTTGAATGGACGACTGAGTCTCATAACGATGTTTAGGGACTTTGATTTTGAAAGTGGTGAAATATTCGAACCGCAGAAAGTCAACTCACATTGGTCACCATATGACGATAGGCAACAATTAAATCTCGATAATCTTGATATACCAACACGATCAACAAACAGTTCACAGCCAATGTCAAAGAGTAATCAATATTTAGAGTTTGTCAATTCGGGAATGGAGCAAGATgcagcacaaacaacaattcCGTTTATAGACATTCAGGATGTGGTATCAAGCTCTCCAGTTCCATTGGCTGGAATTggaatatattataaaagtaGTCCGGGATATGGCGGATTTGTTGCACCCAAAATCATCAGCTACGATTTCTCCCCTCATCTTGGGAGGCCATAA
- the LOC133837734 gene encoding uncharacterized protein LOC133837734 isoform X1 has product MRIQFILPLILILFIQASQSQTIFDEAKGILGFIHDVKEILPLVQEDIEKLDAIEFNSTEMENYINVLKPFKNASIKVLEIEDNHIKQSKQSIYNDITHSPLDLYRFELLIQDLETVSEHFTKMETIESSKNSTLIILFAESIIDKHYLLPNLYNSFYLELLRLYMPDKDEMNELRRRHKIPTKNICHSRQVPQQLVYSVYKDIALTELKAYILIEYSFLILKISRQGNFTKSMNKVRLNYQNVSENALDTLQSTMEKADRVIWRCDPEKHIPNVTYDEVTRVLQGYVENEVDLSNDESCSETCSDYQNTTTKGCFKQKFCSQQPQCSGHIYDCQLVDSDLSICQSNENNSRRYDYIEYEEGQKFGQGENCSRDVNNVQSWHRWIFTKCSYCFCLCDEPGPKSDRYFNLLYTLSDIKANKVVTGVRFVKKNRIFHLQIQQGQLLPRGAINESSVEWVPVDDFKITDSNVCDGVDYHSLSHKERALDLDEILTLDGQASVVTGLRLRVLSGRLNLIFIISHRPPNNEDRQKVNLDNLDVPTRSTNSSQPMSKNNQYLEFVNSGIKQDVAQTTIPFIDIQDVVTSPPVPLAGIGVYYKSSPGYGGFVAPKIITYDISRHVRNAD; this is encoded by the exons ATGCGAATTCAATTTATTCTGCCTCTGATATTGATACTCTTCATCCAGGCTTCTCAGTCGCAAACCATATTTGATGAAGCCAAAGGAATCCTGGGATTTATTCATGATGTTAAGGAAATACTTCCGTTAGTGCAAGAAGATATTGAAAAGTTGgatgcaattgaatttaattctacggaaatggaaaattacaTTAATGTGCTGAAACCTTTCAAGAATGCCAGCATTAAAGTTCTTGAGATTGAAGACAATCATATTAAACAGTCAAAGCAATCGATATATAATGACATTACTCACAGCCCTTTGGACTTGTATAGATTCGAGCTTTTGATTCAAGATTTGGAAACTGTTTCCGAACACTTTACGAAAATGGAGACAATTGAGTCGTCTAAAAATTCGACACTCATAATCTTATTTGCTGAAAGTATAATTGATAAACATTACCTTTTACCGAATTTATATAATAGTTTCTATTTGGAACTGCTTCGTTTATATATGCCCGATAAGGATGAAATGAATGAACTGCGCCGAAGGCATAAgataccaacaaaaaacatttgtcATAGTCGTCAAGTCCCCCAACAGCTTGTGTACTCAGTGTATAAGGACATCGCACTAACCGAATTGAAGGCATACATCCTGATCGAGTACTCATTCTTGATTCTAAAAATTTCGAGACAAGGTAATTTTACTAAATCAATGAACAAGGTTCGCCTCAACTATCAGAATGTCAGCGAAAACGCTCTCGACACACTTCAAAGCACAATGGAAAAAGCTGATCGCGTTATATGGCGTTGCGATCCCGAAAAGCATATTCCAAATGTTACCTACGATGAGGTGACAAGAGTTCTTCAGGGATACGTTGAGAACGAAGTGGATCTAAGCAACGATGAGTCCTGCAGTGAAACTTGCTCCGATTATCAGAACACAACTACAAAAGGTTGCTTcaaacaaaagttttgttcTCAGCAGCCTCAGTGCTCGGGTCATATTTACGACTGTCAGTTAGTCGACTCGGACTTATCTATTTGTCAATCGAATGAGAATAACAGCCGTCGATATGATTATATTGAATATGAAGAAGGACAGAAGTTTGGACAAGGCGAGAATTGTTCTCGAGATGTCAATAATGTACAGAGCTGGCATAGATGGATTTTCACAAAGTGCAGCTACTGTTTTTGTCTTTGCGATGAGCCGGGTCCAAAGTCCGATCGTTACTTTAATCTTCTTTACACTTTATCTGATATCAAGGCGAACAAAGTGGTGACTGGAGTGCGATTTGTGAAGAAGAAtcgcattttccatttgcagaTACAGCAAGGACAACTCTTGCCTCGAGGAGCCATCAACGAATCATCTGTGGAGTGGGTTCCAGTTGATGACTTCAAAATAACCGATTCGAATGTTTGTGATGGGGTCGATTATCATTCATTGAGCCACAAGGAACGCGCGTTAGATCTGGATGAAATTTTAACTTTGGACGGCCAAGCTTCTGTAGTGACTGGGCTGCGTTTACGAGTATTGAGTGGACGACTGAATCTCATA TTTATCATCTCACATAGACCACCAAACAATGAAGATAGACAAAAGGTAAATCTCGATAATCTTGATGTACCAACCCGATCAACAAACAGTTCACAACCAATGTCGAAGAATAATCAATACTTAGAGTTTGTGAACTCTGGAATAAAACAAGATGTggcacaaacaacaattcCGTTTATAGACATTCAGGATGTTGTTACAAGTCCTCCAGTTCCGTTGGCTGGAATTGGCGTCTACTATAAAAGTAGTCCGGGATATGGCGGCTTTGTGGCACCCAAAATCATCACCTATGACATTTCACGACACGTTCGGAATGCCGATTAg
- the LOC133837734 gene encoding uncharacterized protein LOC133837734 isoform X2 has product MRIQFILPLILILFIQASQSQTIFDEAKGILGFIHDVKEILPLVQEDIEKLDAIEFNSTEMENYINVLKPFKNASIKVLEIEDNHIKQSKQSIYNDITHSPLDLYRFELLIQDLETVSEHFTKMETIESSKNSTLIILFAESIIDKHYLLPNLYNSFYLELLRLYMPDKDEMNELRRRHKIPTKNICHSRQVPQQLVYSVYKDIALTELKAYILIEYSFLILKISRQGNFTKSMNKVRLNYQNVSENALDTLQSTMEKADRVIWRCDPEKHIPNVTYDEVTRVLQGYVENEVDLSNDESCSETCSDYQNTTTKGCFKQKFCSQQPQCSGHIYDCQLVDSDLSICQSNENNSRRYDYIEYEEGQKFGQGENCSRDVNNVQSWHRWIFTKCSYCFCLCDEPGPKSDRYFNLLYTLSDIKANKVVTGVRFVKKNRIFHLQIQQGQLLPRGAINESSVEWVPVDDFKITDSNVCDGVDYHSLSHKERALDLDEILTLDGQASVVTGLRLRVLSGRLNLITTKQ; this is encoded by the exons ATGCGAATTCAATTTATTCTGCCTCTGATATTGATACTCTTCATCCAGGCTTCTCAGTCGCAAACCATATTTGATGAAGCCAAAGGAATCCTGGGATTTATTCATGATGTTAAGGAAATACTTCCGTTAGTGCAAGAAGATATTGAAAAGTTGgatgcaattgaatttaattctacggaaatggaaaattacaTTAATGTGCTGAAACCTTTCAAGAATGCCAGCATTAAAGTTCTTGAGATTGAAGACAATCATATTAAACAGTCAAAGCAATCGATATATAATGACATTACTCACAGCCCTTTGGACTTGTATAGATTCGAGCTTTTGATTCAAGATTTGGAAACTGTTTCCGAACACTTTACGAAAATGGAGACAATTGAGTCGTCTAAAAATTCGACACTCATAATCTTATTTGCTGAAAGTATAATTGATAAACATTACCTTTTACCGAATTTATATAATAGTTTCTATTTGGAACTGCTTCGTTTATATATGCCCGATAAGGATGAAATGAATGAACTGCGCCGAAGGCATAAgataccaacaaaaaacatttgtcATAGTCGTCAAGTCCCCCAACAGCTTGTGTACTCAGTGTATAAGGACATCGCACTAACCGAATTGAAGGCATACATCCTGATCGAGTACTCATTCTTGATTCTAAAAATTTCGAGACAAGGTAATTTTACTAAATCAATGAACAAGGTTCGCCTCAACTATCAGAATGTCAGCGAAAACGCTCTCGACACACTTCAAAGCACAATGGAAAAAGCTGATCGCGTTATATGGCGTTGCGATCCCGAAAAGCATATTCCAAATGTTACCTACGATGAGGTGACAAGAGTTCTTCAGGGATACGTTGAGAACGAAGTGGATCTAAGCAACGATGAGTCCTGCAGTGAAACTTGCTCCGATTATCAGAACACAACTACAAAAGGTTGCTTcaaacaaaagttttgttcTCAGCAGCCTCAGTGCTCGGGTCATATTTACGACTGTCAGTTAGTCGACTCGGACTTATCTATTTGTCAATCGAATGAGAATAACAGCCGTCGATATGATTATATTGAATATGAAGAAGGACAGAAGTTTGGACAAGGCGAGAATTGTTCTCGAGATGTCAATAATGTACAGAGCTGGCATAGATGGATTTTCACAAAGTGCAGCTACTGTTTTTGTCTTTGCGATGAGCCGGGTCCAAAGTCCGATCGTTACTTTAATCTTCTTTACACTTTATCTGATATCAAGGCGAACAAAGTGGTGACTGGAGTGCGATTTGTGAAGAAGAAtcgcattttccatttgcagaTACAGCAAGGACAACTCTTGCCTCGAGGAGCCATCAACGAATCATCTGTGGAGTGGGTTCCAGTTGATGACTTCAAAATAACCGATTCGAATGTTTGTGATGGGGTCGATTATCATTCATTGAGCCACAAGGAACGCGCGTTAGATCTGGATGAAATTTTAACTTTGGACGGCCAAGCTTCTGTAGTGACTGGGCTGCGTTTACGAGTATTGAGTGGACGACTGAATCTCATA ACCACCAAACAATGA
- the LOC133837735 gene encoding uncharacterized protein LOC133837735 yields MQIGFSLSLHFVQILIIFSQTSQSKRIVAEVNGVLGYIHDVDEIITKVQSDIDELDKDSGEFDNATMRENLLKVLQHFKIISIQVEQVEKQYTNITIQQFLYTEIFDNYNDEEDLGNLRHEINNINENFKEMSTIENSNNSNTFIISFAELIDRRRNGKCITPNDFYLELFDLWFRSKKILTKMRHEYQIHVYSFCYSPQSPQQIVFSIYKHIGLTELKAYILIEYSLLLRRIDGQRDLMEETNKVRAKYKNMIENSLNLLEETMQKADRDMWRCDPHELHYNVTYDEVTRLLQGFIVNEVDLNSDGSCSESCSDYQNTTTKGCFKQKFCSQQPKCEG; encoded by the coding sequence atgcaaattgggttttcactttcacttcaTTTCGTGCAGATATTGATAATCTTCAGTCAGACAAGTCAGTCGAAAAGAATTGTTGCAGAAGTCAATGGAGTCCTTGGATATATTCATGATGTTGATGAGATAATTACGAAGGTGCAATCGGATATTGACGAATTGGATAAAGATTCAGGTGAATTTGACAATGCGACGATGCGTGAAAATCTGCTCAAAGtattgcaacattttaaaatcatcAGCATCCAAGTTGAGCAGGTTGAGAAACAGTATACTAATATTACAATACAGCAATTCCTATACACAgaaatttttgataattacAATGATGAGGAGGATTTAGGGAATTTGAGACacgaaataaacaatattaatgagaattttaaagaaatgtcGACGATCGAAAATTCAAACAATTCGAAcactttcattatttcatttgccgAACTTATAGATAGGCGAAGAAACGGAAAATGTATTACGCCTAATGACTTTTATTTAGAACTATTTGATCTTTGGTTTCGttcgaaaaaaatattaacgaaGATGCGCCACGAGTATCAAATTCATGTGTACAGCTTTTGTTATAGTCCTCAGTCACCTCAACAAATTGTCTTTTCGATTTATAAGCACATCGGTCTAACTGAACTAAAAGCTTATATCCTGATCGAGTACTCACTGTTGCTTCGGAGAATTGATGGCCAACGTGATTTGATGGAAGAAACAAATAAGGTTCGTGCTAAATATAAGAATATGATTGAGAACTCTCTCAATCTTCTTGAAGAGACTATGCAAAAAGCTGATCGTGATATGTGGCGTTGTGATCCCCATGAGCTTCACTACAATGTTACCTACGATGAGGTGACAAGACTTCTTCAAGGATTTATTGTGAACGAAGTGGATCTAAATAGTGATGGGTCCTGTAGTGAATCTTGCTCCGATTATCAGAACACAACTACAAAAGGTTGCTTcaaacaaaagttttgttcTCAGCAGCCTAAATGCGAGGGTTGA
- the LOC133839535 gene encoding uncharacterized protein LOC133839535 — translation MDDMERVLKTLGSISNEIQLIRRSQNQPMISTESFNRFISKNVPTMIRTVQVLEDITNRIIARFDQMMTYKNRTMEIASLVSFAEWTALPNADSLEHLMDRLHLTMFGHTSNEIHRKTPQATLLYQMMSNYEEALDERSRTLQSPQQFIGSLYTDIAIIELKGYTLMEFSLLILRVTGHGNFTEETNIMRENFKKRTEYSLSFLRDVMEQSDLRIWRSDPPNHIAGITYIEVTRLLQGYIENEDGLNAGRWCRYSCETYQNTTVSGCISGAICQTVPQCLGRVYNCQFVEKSMGICKSPDDSSRRYEYIQLNNGRVLGTKKYCRRDTTEAESWYRWFFWGCDYCFCLCDEPGPNSDRYFNLRETVSDVKANKVVTGVRFAKKNRIIHLQIQEGQLLPQGAINESTVEWKPVDDYLISSYNVIDGRDFHIMSFDSRGINLAEVMKTDDKSFVVTGVRLRLSNGRLNLELQFTKYDFKTGNLMENVWQACKALPNVQLDLNDMDIPTKSPQLSKQLSNDYNYLEFVNTGINQDAAQTTIPFIDIQDVVSKDPVPLAGIGIYYKAVPGYGGFIAPKIIQYDFTPHTPVQVSLN, via the coding sequence ATGGACGACATGGAGAGAGTCCTGAAAACCCTCGGTTCAATTTCCAACGAGATTCAATTAATTCGGAGAAGCCAGAATCAACCCATGATATCCACTGAATCGTTCAATCGTTTTAttagcaaaaatgtaccaacTATGATTAGAACCGTTCAAGTTCTGGAGGATATCACAAATCGGATAATTGCCCGATTTGATCAGATGATGACCTACAAAAATCGTACGATGGAAATAGCATCACTTGTTTCATTTGCCGAATGGACTGCTCTGCCAAATGCTGATTCCTTAGAGCATTTAATGGATCGCCTGCACTTGACAATGTTCGGCCACACTTCCAATGAGATCCATCGTAAGACACCTCAAGCAACTCTACTATACCAGATGATGAGCAACTATGAGGAGGCTTTAGATGAGAGGTCCCGCACACTGCAGTCGCCACAACAATTTATCGGATCACTGTACACGGACATCGCTATAATCGAATTAAAAGGATATACGCTGATGGAGTTCTCACTGCTGATTCTACGCGTCACTGGGCATGGCAACTTTACTGAGGAAACGAACATAATGCGTGAAAACTTTAAGAAGCGCACCGAATATTCTCTAAGCTTCTTAAGGGATGTGATGGAGCAATCCGATCTTCGCATCTGGCGTAGTGATCCTCCCAATCATATTGCTGGAATTACCTACATAGAGGTTACACGCTTGCTTCAGGGTTACATTGAAAATGAAGACGGATTGAATGCAGGCAGGTGGTGCAGGTATAGTTGTGAGACATATCAGAACACCACAGTCTCCGGATGCATCAGCGGTGCAATATGTCAGACCGTGCCTCAATGCTTAGGTCGCGTTTATAACTGCCAGTTTGTCGAAAAGTCTATGGGAATTTGCAAATCGCCGGATGACAGCTCACGTCGTTATGAGtacattcaattaaataatggAAGAGTATTGGGAACAAAGAAATATTGCAGGCGTGACACAACTGAAGCGGAAAGCTGGTATCGTTGGTTCTTCTGGGGTTGCGACTACTGCTTCTGCTTGTGTGATGAGCCGGGCCCAAACTCTGACCGTTACTTCAATCTTCGTGAAACTGTATCCGATGTAAAGGCGAATAAAGTGGTGACTGGAGTGCGATTTGCGAAAAAGAATCGCATTATTCACTTGCAGATACAGGAAGGTCAACTTTTGCCCCAAGGAGCCATCAATGAGTCAACTGTGGAGTGGAAGCCTGTAGATGACTACCTCATCTCTTCTTACAATGTTATAGATGGAAGGGACTTTCATATAATGAGTTTTGATAGTCGTGGCATCAATCTGGCTGAGGTAATGAAAACGGATGACAAATCATTTGTGGTAACTGGCGTGCGTTTGCGCTTGTCCAATGGACGTCTAAATCTCGAACTGCAATTCactaaatatgattttaaaacTGGAAACCTAATGGAAAACGTTTGGCAAGCCTGTAAGGCACTTCCAAATGTGCAACTGGATCTCAATGATATGGATATACCAACCAAATCACCTCAATTGTCTAAGCAATTATCaaatgattataattatttagaatttgtGAATACAGGAATAAACCAGGATGCAGCGCAAACGACAATTCCGTTTATTGACATACAAGATGTCGTCTCCAAGGATCCAGTTCCATTAGCTGGCATCGGCATCTACTACAAAGCAGTTCCGGGATATGGCGGTTTCATTGCACCTAAAATCATTCAGTATGACTTTACACCTCACACTCCAGTGCAAGTATCGCTGAACTAA
- the LOC133838719 gene encoding uncharacterized protein LOC133838719, whose translation MREDQFKVLQHFKNISIQVHRIEKNYITMDKGFLDDFPTSIHQGGIDLERIAELMVDISDNFQLMQRMEKYELATLISFTNSITSPATSEFSSTLINEFYSTLFGLDSQYISKDMLTQVVQMYEMLPQKSCLIQLTPQQYVYFLYKNIALTELKAYILIEYSLMIRWVSGQRDLIDEWKTIRLNYGQRAEQSLRQLRILSQQSDRLLWRCDPAKHILNVTYDEVTRLLQGYVENEVDLSKEGSCSKTCPYYQNTTSTACFHQEFCSQQPQCRGRIYNCQVIESDLTVCQSPWKSSRRYEYIQYGTGQRFGKQKSCSRDTNNVESWRRWLFWKCSYCFCLCDDHYNSDRYFNLRETVSDVKANKVVTGVRFVKKNRVFHLQIQQGQLLPRGEINQSTVEWKPVDGYKIDDTNIREGVDYHSMNYKSRGLNLDEITYTNDKAFVVTGVRFQATNGRLNLIVLFSNFDFVKGLLIEPESTRKYQSNSNIEGREKLHLTNLDVPTLSIDSSQPLSKDGQYLEFVNTGMEQDAAQTTIPFIDIQDVVSNHPVPLSGIGIYYKGSLGYGGFVAPKIISYDISPHLPLVTML comes from the coding sequence ATGCGTGAAGATCAATTTAAAGTTCTACAACATTTCAAGAATATAAGCATTCAAGTTCACCGAATCGAGAAGAATTACATTACAATGGATAAAGGATTTCTTGACGACTTTCCTACCTCGATTCATCAGGGAGGTATCGATTTAGAGAGGATTGCTGAGCTAATGGTGGATATTTCTGACAATTTTCAACTAATGCAGAGGATGGAGAAGTACGAGCTCGCCACACTCATTTCATTTACGAACTCAATTACGTCGCCAGCAACTAGCGAATTCAGTTCAACTTTaataaatgagttttattCAACATTATTCGGTCTGGATTCTCAATATATCAGCAAAGACATGTTAACCCAAGTAGTACAAATGTATGAGATGCTCCCGCAAAAAAGCTGCCTCATTCAATTGACGCCACAACAATATGTCTACTTCTTATATAAAAACATCGCACTAACCGAACTGAAGGCATACATCCTGATCGAGTATTCACTGATGATTCGATGGGTATCTGGTCAACGTGATTTAATCGATGAATGGAAAACAATTCGCCTCAACTATGGACAGCGCGCAGAACAAAGTTTACGTCAACTGCGGATTTTGAGCCAACAATCCGATCGTCTTCTATGGAGGTGTGATCCTGCCAAGCACATACTTAACGTCACTTATGATGAGGTGACACGACTTCTCCAAGGATATGTCGAGAACGAAGTGGATCTTAGCAAAGAGGGATCCTGTTCTAAAACTTGCCCCTATTATCAGAATACAACTTCAACGGCTTGCTTTCATCAAGAGTTTTGTTCTCAACAGCCTCAATGTCGGGGTCGCATTTACAACTGTCAAGTAATAGAATCGGACTTGACGGTATGCCAATCACCATGGAAGAGTTCACGTCGCTATGAATACATTCAATATGGAACTGGACAACGATTTGGGAAGCAGAAAAGTTGTTCGCGTGACACCAACAATGTGGAGAGCTGGAGAAGATGGTTATTCTGGAAATGCAGCTACTGCTTCTGTCTGTGTGACGACCATTACAATTCTGACCGTTACTTCAATCTTCGGGAAACTGTATCCGATGTTAAGGCGAACAAAGTGGTGACTGGAGTGCGCTTTGTGAAGAAGAATCGTGTATTCCATTTACAAATACAGCAAGGACAACTCTTACCCCGAGGTGAAATCAATCAATCCACTGTGGAGTGGAAACCCGTCGACGGCTACAAAATCGATGATACAAATATTAGGGAAGGAGTCGACTATCATTCAATGAACTACAAGAGCCGGGGCTTAAATCTGGATGAAATAACATATACTAATGATAAAGCATTTGTGGTAACCGGTGTCCGTTTCCAAGCAACGAATGGACGACTCAATCTAATAGTTTTGTTTAGTAATTTTGATTTCGTTAAGGGTCTGCTAATTGAGCCGGAGTCAACTCGAAAATACCAATCTAATAGCAACATCGAAGGCAGAGAAAAACTACATTTAACAAATCTGGATGTTCCAACGTTGTCTATTGACAGTTCGCAGCCCTTATCAAAGGATGGACAATATCTGGAGTTTGTCAACACAGGAATGGAACAGGATGCggcacaaacaacaattcCATTTATTGACATTCAGGATGTCGTCTCCAATCACCCAGTGCCCTTATCTGGAATCGGCATTTACTATAAAGGTAGTCTGGGATACGGTGGCTTCGTGGCTCCCAAAATCATCAGCTACGATATTTCCCCACATCTCCCGCTGGTGACAATGCtttga